From a region of the Zingiber officinale cultivar Zhangliang chromosome 4B, Zo_v1.1, whole genome shotgun sequence genome:
- the LOC121978161 gene encoding uncharacterized protein LOC121978161, with protein MKNEIKLLTQRMENSKKHQKMQDNQIAQIAQSISRAQGTFPGKPDINSVEHCNCIELRSGQTLGDPQIITQKEPDSEEEPSSPIPNQTQTRDGEEVTKKVEGTLQVPPQSQTIPFPQKLITSHKDEERQKGDFETVELTENYSALLMANTPPKLQDPGSFFIPCKIGPELIQRAFCDLGASVSLLPYPMGIVEDVPVKVGGCIVPTDFIIMDMEEDPKIPIILGRPFLATAGAIIDDVQILHELAVRVSWERRCQRNRKSERRVTVSLKESVV; from the exons atgaagaatgagatcaagctgTTAACCcaaagaatggaaaattctaagaaacatcaaaagatgcaagacaACCAGATAGCCCAGATAGCCCAATCTAtctcaagagcacagggaacatttcCAGGGAAGCCAGATATAAACTCAGTGGAACATTGTAACTGCATTGAGCTGAGGAGCGGACAGACTttgggagacccccaaatcaTTACTCAGAAGGAACCTGACTCAGAGGAAGAGCCCTCTTCCCCAATACCCAATCAGACCCAGACCAGGGATGGAGAGGAGGTTACTAAGAAAGTTGAAGGAACTCTTCAAGTTCCCCCACAGAGTCAGACGATTCCTTTCCCTCAGAAACTGATAACCTCCCAtaaggatgaaga GAGGCAGAAGGGCGACTTCGAGACCGTAGAATTAACAGAGAATTACAGCGCTCTACTTATGGCAAATACTCCACCAAAACTTCAGGATCCAGGAAGTTTTTTCATACCGTGCAAAATTGGCCCTGAACTCATACAGAGAGCTTTCTGCGACTTGGGGGCCAGCGTTAGCCTACTTCC ataccccaTGGGAATAGTGGAAGATGTGCCAGTAAAAGTGGGTGGATGTATTGTTCCCACAGATTTCATTATCATGGATATGGAGGAAGAtcccaagataccgatcatccttggaagaccattccttgccacagctGGAGCCATCATTGAT gatgtgcagaTCCTCCACGAGCTGGCCGTGAGAGTTTCATGGGAGCGGAGGTGTCAGAGGAACCGAAAGAGTGAAAGGCGAGTCACCGTGAGCCTAAAGGAGTCGGTCGTGTGA